A region of Streptomyces deccanensis DNA encodes the following proteins:
- a CDS encoding DUF6879 family protein yields MNSIPEFAELLADTRQSAAHLEMRDTYFTNPRFEAWQDGRRVDWDDRDSWWRPYHQNIADAVARGVHVRRVRLVSEPVTDYIAWEHYQTRANVEAGEEVRWLPRHRAWDLLVPGADLWIFDGRLMRVHHFSGDGEWVGKELCDEHGTVSRHATAYERIWERATPHDQYEVKVK; encoded by the coding sequence ATGAACTCGATCCCGGAGTTCGCTGAACTCCTCGCCGACACCAGGCAGTCGGCCGCCCATCTGGAGATGAGGGACACCTACTTCACCAACCCCCGCTTCGAAGCCTGGCAGGACGGTCGGCGGGTGGACTGGGACGACCGGGATTCCTGGTGGCGTCCCTACCACCAGAACATCGCGGACGCTGTCGCCCGCGGTGTCCACGTGCGGCGCGTGAGGCTCGTGTCCGAGCCGGTCACCGACTACATCGCATGGGAGCACTACCAGACCCGCGCCAATGTGGAGGCCGGCGAGGAGGTGCGCTGGCTCCCCCGGCACCGCGCGTGGGATCTCCTCGTCCCGGGCGCCGACCTGTGGATCTTCGACGGGCGGCTGATGCGTGTCCACCACTTCTCCGGCGACGGCGAATGGGTCGGCAAGGAACTCTGCGACGAGCACGGCACGGTCTCCCGGCACGCCACCGCATACGAACGGATCTGGGAACGGGCAACCCCCCACGATCAGTACGAGGTCAA
- a CDS encoding DUF6415 family natural product biosynthesis protein, producing MRGQIELLIPVVQGLAAGFPKGDIPRECALAGAREASARLQLGADGSSPARMSVSMKLARSVVALCDHYENLDGR from the coding sequence ATGCGCGGCCAGATCGAACTACTCATCCCCGTAGTTCAAGGCCTGGCCGCCGGGTTCCCGAAAGGGGACATCCCGCGTGAGTGCGCCCTGGCCGGTGCGCGTGAAGCCAGCGCGCGGCTCCAGCTGGGTGCCGACGGCAGCAGCCCCGCGCGCATGTCCGTGTCGATGAAACTGGCCCGCTCCGTTGTCGCCCTGTGCGACCACTACGAGAACCTCGACGGCCGGTGA
- a CDS encoding class I SAM-dependent methyltransferase — protein MPVPHDIVAETELWDAYAESAFKDDAEPSFCWTQYAGHGPGPELLGSPQTVLEIGCGTGRALAHLAGQGVKATGVDLSPRMVALAGEKWAPLGVRIERGEILDWLAADEGRYDAVYSVFGAAWFTDPSRLFPLVREHLVPGGVFVFSQPPAIPGAYGPQGMYKGGFAGKAMFTYRYSYKPAVWERRLLRAGFASAEATVVEAPAAGHIGTLIVQARA, from the coding sequence GTGCCCGTACCGCACGACATCGTCGCCGAGACCGAACTGTGGGACGCCTACGCGGAGTCCGCGTTCAAGGACGACGCCGAACCGTCGTTCTGCTGGACCCAGTACGCCGGCCACGGCCCGGGCCCCGAACTGCTGGGCAGCCCGCAGACCGTGCTGGAGATCGGATGCGGCACCGGCCGCGCCCTCGCCCACCTCGCGGGACAAGGCGTCAAGGCCACCGGGGTGGACCTGTCGCCGCGCATGGTGGCGCTCGCGGGCGAGAAGTGGGCGCCACTCGGAGTGCGGATCGAGCGGGGGGAGATCCTCGACTGGCTCGCCGCCGACGAGGGTCGGTACGACGCCGTGTACTCCGTCTTCGGCGCGGCCTGGTTCACCGACCCCTCCCGCCTCTTCCCACTCGTCCGCGAGCACCTCGTACCGGGTGGCGTCTTCGTGTTCTCCCAGCCGCCGGCCATCCCGGGTGCCTACGGGCCGCAGGGTATGTACAAGGGCGGGTTCGCGGGGAAGGCCATGTTCACGTACCGGTACAGCTACAAGCCCGCGGTGTGGGAGCGGCGCCTGCTCCGAGCCGGCTTCGCGTCCGCTGAGGCGACGGTGGTTGAGGCCCCGGCAGCCGGGCACATCGGCACGCTCATCGTCCAGGCCCGCGCCTGA